In the genome of Rhodamnia argentea isolate NSW1041297 chromosome 3, ASM2092103v1, whole genome shotgun sequence, one region contains:
- the LOC115726298 gene encoding phospholipase A(1) DAD1, chloroplastic-like, with protein sequence MEYQGINNWEGLLDPLDDHLRREILRYGEFVEATYRSFDFDPSSPTYATCKHPRSSLLARTGFRETGYRVTRYLHATCGVQMPHWASNVASWMGTRSSWVGYVAVCEDGREISRLGRRDVVVAFRGTGTCLEWIENLRANLTCVGGDGGVEGEGPMVGRGFLSLFTSKAATNMSLQDMIREEVARIIKMYGDKPLSLTITGHSLGAALAILSAYDISSNMPNAPMVTVVSFGGPRIGNRTFRRFLEKSKAKVLRIVNSDDLVTKVPGLKDDVARLPWLFRGRTEQAPSAYADVGRELRLSSRECPYLGSANLATCHELKTYLQLISGFVSSKCPFRATATKVLSVNNSRSRVKKPVS encoded by the exons ATGGAGTACCAAGGGATCAACAATTGGGAAGGCCTGCTCGACCCTCTCGACGACCACTTACGCCGCGAGATACTCCGCTACGGGGAGTTCGTCGAGGCCACGTACCGCTCGTTCGATTTCGACCCGTCCTCTCCCACCTACGCCACCTGCAAGCACCCCCGGAGCTCGCTCCTGGCCCGCACCGGGTTCCGAGAGACCGGATACCGGGTGACGCGCTATCTGCACGCCACGTGCGGGGTCCAAATGCCGCATTGGGCTTCTAACGTCGCTAGTTGGATGGGCACGCGGTCAAGCTGGGTCGGTTATGTGGCCGTGTGCGAGGACGGCAGGGAGATCTCGAGGCTGGGGAGGCGGGACGTGGTGGTCGCCTTCCGAGGGACCGGCACGTGCTTGGAGTGGATCGAAAACCTCCGCGCCAACTTGACTTGTGTGGGCGGCGACGGCGGAGTGGAGGGGGAAGGGCCTATGGTGGGAAGGGGGTTCTTAAGCTTATTCACATCAAAAGCAGCCACTAACATGAGCTTACAG GACATGATAAGAGAAGAAGTTGCCAGAATCATCAAAATGTACGGCGACAAGCCCCTCAGCTTGACGATCACGGGCCACAGCCTCGGTGCCGCGCTCGCCATCCTCAGCGCGTACGACATAAGCTCCAACATGCCGAACGCACCGATGGTGACGGTCGTATCGTTCGGCGGGCCCCGCATCGGGAACAGGACCTTCAGACGCTTCCTGGAGAAGAGCAAGGCGAAGGTTCTCCGCATCGTGAACTCGGACGACCTCGTCACCAAGGTGCCGGGGCTAAAGGACGACGTGGCGAGGCTCCCGTGGTTGTTCCGGGGACGCACAGAGCAGGCGCCGTCGGCGTACGCCGACGTGGGACGGGAACTGAGGCTGAGCAGCAGGGAGTGCCCGTACCTCGGCAGCGCCAACCTCGCCACGTGTCACGAGCTGAAGACGTATCTTCAGCTGATTAGTGGGTTCGTGAGCTCCAAGTGTCCTTTTAGGGCTACAGCGACGAAGGTGCTGAGTGTGAATAACAGCAGATCAAGGGTTAAAAAGCCAGTATCTTAA
- the LOC115726314 gene encoding phospholipase A(1) DAD1, chloroplastic-like, translating to MKLSMRPVPPCTAVKSPPKHQRSRCCTLTRPSTDSPIKDLKLDRHHYQSHKISSYFLDPVLNQAAPVPRPARLGNRWMEYQGVRNWDGLLDPLDDNLRCEILRYGGFVDAAYKAFDFDPSSPTYATRRFSKSSLLERCGLPSTGYRITRNLMASSGIQLPRWAERAPGWMSTRSSWIGYVAVCQDKDEIARLGRRDIVIAYRGTATCLEWLENLRATLSHIPASCSSDAGTPDAPMVESGFQSLYTSHAPTCPSLQEMVREEISRLLRSYGDEPLSLTITGHSLGAALATLTAYDLKTVFGRAAPHVTVVSFGGPRVGNRSFRCRLEEQGTKVLRIVNSDDLITKVPGFVIDRADGDHVSSDRDVWVAGLPSWIQRRVADTQWEYAEVGRELRLSSKDSPYLSGINVASCHDLKTYLHLVDGFVSSNCPFRATAKRVLSGGRYRAEKVGARP from the coding sequence ATGAAGCTGTCGATGCGGCCAGTGCCGCCATGCACGGCGGTGAAGAGCCCTCCGAAGCACCAACGTTCCCGGTGCTGCACCCTCACTCGACCTTCCACGGATTCGCCTATCAAAGACCTGAAATTGGATCGTCACCATTACCAATCCCACAAGATCTCCTCGTACTTCCTCGACCCCGTGCTAAACCAGGCCGCGCCCGTGCCCAGGCCCGCGAGGCTGGGAAACAGGTGGATGGAGTACCAAGGCGTCCGGAACTGGGATGGCCTCCTCGACCCGCTTGACGACAACCTGCGCTGCGAGATCCTCCGGTACGGCGGCTTCGTGGACGCCGCGTACAAGGCCTTCGACTTCGACCCCTCCTCCCCCACCTATGCCACGCGCCGCTTCTCCAAGAGCTCGCTGCTCGAGCGGTGCGGGTTGCCGAGCACCGGGTACCGGATAACGAGGAACCTGATGGCGAGCTCGGGGATCCAGTTGCCGCGCTGGGCCGAGAGGGCTCCCGGCTGGATGTCCACTAGGTCGAGCTGGATTGGGTACGTCGCGGTGTGCCAGGACAAGGACGAGATCGCCCGGCTGGGGCGGAGGGACATTGTGATCGCCTACCGAGGGACGGCCACGTGCCTCGAGTGGCTCGAGAACCTGCGCGCCACGCTCTCTCACATCCCCGCCTCGTGCTCCTCCGACGCGGGCACGCCGGACGCGCCCATGGTGGAGAGCGGGTTCCAAAGCCTCTACACGTCGCACGCCCCGACTTGCCCGAGCCTGCAGGAAATGGTGCGCGAGGAGATCTCGCGGCTCCTGCGGTCCTACGGCGACGAGCCGCTCAGCCTGACCATCACCGGCCACAGCCTGGGCGCGGCCCTGGCGACGCTGACCGCATACGACCTGAAGACGGTCTTCGGGAGGGCAGCCCCACATGTCACCGTCGTGTCCTTTGGCGGCCCACGGGTGGGCAATCGGAGCTTCCGGTGCCGCCTCGAGGAGCAAGGGACCAAGGTGCTGCGCATCGTCAACTCGGACGACCTGATAACCAAAGTACCCGGGTTCGTCATCGACAGAGCCGACGGCGACCACGTCTCGAGTGACCGGGACGTCTGGGTGGCGGGCTTGCCGAGCTGGATCCAGAGGCGCGTGGCAGACACACAGTGGGAGTACGCTGAGGTGGGGAGGGAGCTCAGGCTAAGCAGCAAGGACTCGCCATACCTCAGCGGGATCAACGTCGCCTCGTGTCACGACCTCAAGACCTACCTGCACTTGGTGGACGGCTTCGTGAGCTCGAACTGCCCGTTCAGAGCCACCGCGAAGAGGGTGCTCAGCGGCGGCCGCTATAGAGCGGAGAAAGTCGGGGCACGGCCGTAA